Proteins from a single region of Pseudarthrobacter sp. NIBRBAC000502772:
- a CDS encoding D-arabinono-1,4-lactone oxidase, translating into MKNWAGNLNYSSADVVRPESVAELAQVVARSSRVKALGSRHSFNRIGDTDGVHVLLDALPQHIELDADRQSVRVSGGVSYGALCRTLQQSGLAIHNLASLPHISVAGAVQTGTHGSGVNNPSLAGAVEGIDLVRPSGEQVSLSRADGEEFLGSVVGLGALGIVTGLQLAVRPSFSMRQRVLENLPWERALADFTQLVSSANSVSLFTDYTGDSISQVWLKALDSEPPLGELFGATAATGPRHPLPGMSAENCTAQMDEPGPWLDRLPHFRHEFTPSNGEELQSEFILPLEQAPAAIQAVRSLADKLAPLLFVSEIRTGAADEFWLSPFYRQQSVALHFTWKPLQPQVEAVLPQLEDLLRPYGARPHWGKLFTPDGHDWESLYPRLADFRSLASAHDPDGKFRNGLLDSILGVPAVSSR; encoded by the coding sequence ATGAAGAACTGGGCAGGAAACCTCAACTACTCATCAGCGGACGTCGTACGCCCGGAATCGGTGGCTGAGCTCGCCCAGGTGGTGGCGCGTTCCAGCCGGGTGAAGGCCTTGGGATCGCGGCACTCCTTCAACCGCATTGGGGATACCGACGGCGTGCACGTGCTGCTGGATGCCCTGCCGCAGCACATCGAACTGGACGCGGACCGGCAGAGCGTCCGCGTCAGCGGCGGGGTGAGCTACGGTGCCCTGTGCCGTACGCTGCAGCAGTCCGGCCTGGCCATCCACAATCTGGCGTCGCTCCCCCACATTTCCGTGGCAGGGGCAGTCCAGACGGGCACCCATGGATCCGGTGTGAACAACCCCTCCCTGGCCGGAGCGGTGGAGGGCATTGATCTGGTCCGGCCCTCCGGCGAGCAGGTCTCGCTGTCCCGCGCGGACGGCGAGGAGTTCCTTGGCAGCGTGGTGGGCCTCGGCGCCCTGGGCATCGTCACCGGCCTCCAGCTTGCCGTCCGGCCGAGCTTCAGCATGCGCCAGCGTGTGTTGGAAAACCTGCCATGGGAACGGGCGCTGGCGGACTTCACGCAGCTGGTGTCCAGCGCCAACAGCGTCAGTCTTTTCACCGATTACACGGGCGATAGCATCAGCCAGGTCTGGCTCAAGGCGCTGGACTCGGAGCCTCCCCTCGGTGAACTGTTCGGTGCCACGGCAGCCACCGGCCCGAGGCACCCGCTGCCGGGGATGTCGGCCGAGAACTGCACAGCCCAGATGGATGAGCCTGGGCCATGGCTGGACCGGCTGCCGCACTTCCGCCACGAGTTCACGCCCAGCAATGGTGAGGAGCTGCAAAGCGAATTCATCCTGCCGCTGGAGCAGGCACCAGCGGCGATCCAGGCAGTGCGGAGCCTGGCGGACAAACTTGCGCCCCTGCTGTTTGTCTCCGAAATCCGGACCGGCGCCGCGGACGAGTTCTGGCTCAGCCCCTTCTACCGGCAACAGAGCGTTGCGCTGCACTTCACCTGGAAGCCGCTGCAGCCGCAGGTGGAAGCCGTTCTTCCGCAGCTCGAAGACCTGCTGCGGCCGTACGGGGCCAGGCCACACTGGGGCAAGCTTTTCACGCCCGACGGTCACGACTGGGAATCCCTCTACCCCCGCCTAGCGGACTTCCGTTCGCTGGCATCGGCGCACGATCCGGACGGAAAATTCCGCAACGGGCTGCTGGACAGCATTCTCGGCGTCCCAGCGGTGAGCTCACGGTAG
- a CDS encoding aminoglycoside phosphotransferase: protein MHPPIETQTEFRASGPLFKLEGGRGTAWRVGDVTLKPLDVLPEELLWLDEVAREHSVGGELRLSLPIRSRSGKLIVDGWTAFPYLTGEHQPGRWTELAKIAREFSAIFAEVRRPDFVDKRTHAWAKADRFAWREYDGSPITAPYIADLVSARRPVFDPPCIVHGDLTGNVLFDPVLPPAVIDLTVDWRPLNYSIAVIAIDAVCFEGAPLSLLETISAARDFPQYLIRALLFRLAVDGLNGRSASDYGAYQSAVGRVLELAGGRSPADR, encoded by the coding sequence GTGCATCCTCCGATCGAGACCCAAACTGAATTCCGCGCCTCCGGGCCCCTGTTCAAGCTGGAGGGCGGCCGAGGAACGGCCTGGAGAGTCGGCGACGTGACGCTGAAGCCTCTTGATGTGCTTCCCGAAGAGTTGCTCTGGTTGGACGAAGTTGCGCGCGAACACAGCGTCGGCGGTGAGCTGCGCCTGAGCCTTCCGATCCGAAGCCGGTCAGGCAAGCTGATTGTCGACGGCTGGACGGCATTCCCCTACCTCACCGGCGAACACCAGCCGGGAAGATGGACGGAATTGGCAAAAATCGCCCGTGAGTTCAGTGCGATTTTCGCTGAGGTACGGCGCCCTGACTTTGTCGATAAGCGGACTCACGCCTGGGCCAAAGCTGACCGTTTTGCCTGGCGAGAATATGATGGTTCGCCGATCACGGCTCCCTACATCGCTGACCTCGTGAGCGCACGGCGGCCGGTGTTCGATCCCCCTTGCATCGTTCACGGCGATCTCACCGGAAACGTCTTGTTCGACCCCGTTCTTCCACCCGCCGTCATCGATTTGACCGTCGACTGGCGTCCCCTGAACTATTCAATTGCCGTGATCGCCATTGACGCCGTCTGCTTCGAGGGTGCGCCGCTGTCACTTCTCGAAACGATCAGCGCGGCGCGGGACTTTCCGCAGTACCTGATCCGCGCCTTGCTGTTCCGGCTCGCGGTCGACGGCCTGAATGGCCGGTCGGCGTCTGATTACGGCGCCTACCAGAGCGCCGTTGGCCGTGTGCTTGAACTCGCCGGGGGTAGGAGTCCGGCTGATCGATGA
- a CDS encoding BTAD domain-containing putative transcriptional regulator has protein sequence MEKCAVLMLGAFGVVIDGRPVPADAWKRTKAAGLVKILALAEGHRLHRDAVADLLWPDLSAQAASSNLRKAMYFARAALGSPDAVKAHGDLLVLLPGADVSIDAERFEADGRAALASSAGVAEALALYRGDLLPDDRFAVWAEDPRDRLRTLYLRLLKAAARWDDVVKAEPTDEEAHRAIMVRALDAGDRQGAIRQFERLRRRLRADLGVGPGAATVAVYEEAIAEDSRRAENRTRATLARALIALNSGDLIEAMSYARRARELAMEADLGREIGEASAVLAIAANMQDRWPEVFEAEFVEFTQHDSARSGYILDAQLCLAEFCLSGPDGHRNLARRVARLRTIAELAGSVRGQAIADLLLGEAALFSGELGDARSLLQSALELHRRAGAPAGEIVTLQRLAEVDLAQDRPEEAARAASRALAAAASTWLEPHLVVRLYGVLAEAASSPAQAVRIIERADAALAGRSVCPPCSMGYQVAAATHYALAGKLDAARRRLANAEQLAGMWPGGPWHAALWEARAVLRRAEGHDDQAIALFREAAASFAELGRRQDEQRCLARAAQRSPMTAGKPLAG, from the coding sequence GTGGAGAAGTGCGCCGTCCTTATGCTGGGCGCGTTCGGTGTCGTAATTGACGGCCGGCCGGTTCCGGCCGACGCGTGGAAGCGGACCAAGGCGGCGGGGCTCGTTAAGATCCTGGCCCTCGCGGAAGGGCACCGGCTGCACAGGGACGCCGTCGCCGATCTGCTCTGGCCCGATCTCAGCGCGCAGGCTGCCTCTTCGAACCTGCGCAAGGCAATGTATTTCGCGCGCGCCGCCCTCGGCTCGCCAGACGCCGTTAAGGCGCACGGCGACCTGCTGGTGCTGCTGCCAGGCGCCGACGTTTCCATTGACGCGGAGCGGTTCGAAGCGGACGGGCGCGCCGCGCTCGCCTCATCGGCAGGGGTGGCCGAGGCGCTCGCCCTGTATCGAGGCGACCTGCTTCCTGATGATCGATTCGCCGTGTGGGCCGAGGACCCCCGCGACCGGCTGCGAACGCTGTACCTGCGTTTGCTCAAGGCGGCGGCTCGGTGGGACGACGTGGTCAAGGCCGAGCCAACGGACGAGGAAGCCCACCGCGCGATCATGGTTCGCGCGCTCGACGCCGGCGATCGCCAGGGCGCGATCCGCCAGTTCGAGCGACTCCGTCGGCGGTTGCGTGCCGACTTGGGCGTCGGCCCAGGGGCGGCGACGGTCGCGGTCTACGAGGAGGCTATCGCCGAGGACAGCCGACGCGCGGAGAATCGCACGCGGGCCACGTTGGCGCGAGCACTCATCGCCCTCAACAGTGGCGACCTCATCGAAGCCATGTCATACGCCCGGCGTGCACGCGAGCTGGCCATGGAAGCAGACTTGGGCCGAGAGATCGGCGAGGCCAGCGCAGTGCTGGCGATCGCGGCGAACATGCAGGACCGTTGGCCCGAGGTGTTCGAGGCCGAGTTCGTGGAGTTCACACAACACGACTCCGCGCGCTCCGGCTACATTCTTGACGCACAGTTGTGCCTCGCCGAGTTCTGCCTGAGCGGGCCGGACGGGCACCGGAACCTTGCGCGGCGAGTAGCACGTCTGCGCACGATCGCCGAACTAGCAGGCTCGGTACGTGGCCAGGCCATCGCTGACCTGTTGCTGGGGGAGGCGGCACTGTTCTCCGGTGAGCTCGGCGACGCGCGCAGTCTGCTCCAGTCCGCACTCGAGCTGCACCGGCGGGCCGGGGCACCGGCCGGCGAGATCGTGACACTGCAACGACTGGCTGAGGTTGACCTCGCGCAGGATCGGCCCGAGGAGGCCGCTCGGGCAGCCAGCCGCGCACTGGCTGCCGCCGCTTCCACGTGGCTTGAGCCGCACCTCGTTGTTCGCCTATACGGGGTGCTCGCTGAGGCAGCCAGCTCTCCGGCGCAAGCGGTCCGCATCATTGAGCGAGCCGACGCCGCTCTGGCTGGGAGGAGCGTCTGTCCGCCGTGCTCGATGGGTTATCAAGTCGCCGCAGCGACGCATTACGCACTGGCAGGGAAGCTGGACGCCGCCCGCCGCCGGCTCGCCAACGCCGAGCAGCTCGCAGGCATGTGGCCTGGCGGACCATGGCACGCCGCCCTCTGGGAAGCACGAGCCGTCCTGCGCCGCGCAGAGGGTCACGATGATCAAGCCATCGCCCTGTTTCGGGAGGCGGCAGCTAGTTTTGCCGAGCTCGGCAGGCGCCAAGACGAGCAACGCTGCCTAGCCCGAGCAGCACAAAGATCACCAATGACCGCCGGAAAGCCTTTGGCTGGCTAG
- a CDS encoding peroxiredoxin, with product MGLQLGEIAPDFSAKTTAGDIRFHDWLGGSWGVLFSHPKDFTPVCTTELGYMAKIKPEFDRRGVKIIGLSVDSTADHERWAADIEETQGVRPNYPVIGDDDYTVAKLYGMLPAATSGDAKSRTPADNQTVRNVFVIGPDKKIKLILVYPMTTGRNFDEVLRVVDSLQLTAKHRVATPVNWRQGEDVIIAGSVPNSEALEIFGDWKEPKPYIRIVPQPV from the coding sequence ATGGGACTGCAACTCGGTGAGATCGCACCCGATTTCTCCGCCAAGACGACCGCCGGCGACATCCGCTTCCATGACTGGCTCGGAGGCTCATGGGGAGTGCTGTTCTCGCACCCGAAGGACTTCACGCCGGTCTGCACCACCGAACTCGGCTACATGGCCAAGATCAAGCCCGAGTTCGACCGACGTGGAGTCAAGATCATCGGCTTGTCCGTGGACTCGACAGCTGATCACGAGCGGTGGGCCGCCGATATCGAAGAGACGCAGGGGGTCCGCCCCAATTACCCCGTGATCGGCGACGACGACTACACCGTGGCGAAGCTTTACGGCATGCTCCCGGCCGCCACGTCCGGGGACGCCAAGAGCCGCACGCCCGCGGACAACCAGACCGTCCGCAACGTGTTCGTCATTGGGCCGGACAAGAAAATCAAGCTGATCCTCGTCTACCCCATGACGACCGGACGCAACTTCGACGAAGTGCTTCGCGTTGTCGACTCGCTTCAGCTCACTGCGAAGCACCGGGTGGCGACGCCGGTCAACTGGAGGCAAGGCGAGGACGTCATCATCGCCGGCTCCGTCCCGAACAGCGAGGCCCTCGAGATCTTTGGCGATTGGAAGGAGCCCAAGCCGTACATTCGGATCGTCCCGCAGCCTGTGTGA
- a CDS encoding antibiotic biosynthesis monooxygenase family protein — translation MADHYASGTWQVKQGSDQEFIDRWTEFLQWSRANYPSILVANLIRDRRVPGHYVSFAEWTDEASRDAWKQNPEFMTHFDACAALCEHMSGADFDRVATV, via the coding sequence ATGGCAGACCACTATGCCTCAGGAACCTGGCAGGTGAAGCAGGGCAGCGACCAGGAGTTCATAGACCGGTGGACGGAGTTCCTTCAGTGGTCCCGGGCGAACTACCCGTCGATCCTCGTGGCAAACCTCATTCGTGACCGACGTGTTCCCGGTCATTATGTTTCGTTCGCGGAGTGGACCGACGAGGCGTCCCGGGACGCATGGAAGCAGAACCCGGAGTTCATGACCCACTTCGATGCCTGCGCTGCGCTGTGCGAGCACATGAGCGGTGCTGATTTCGATCGGGTAGCGACCGTGTGA
- a CDS encoding PucR family transcriptional regulator yields the protein MAITVAELVAEPQLGLTLLAGSAGSGNRITWAHTSDLPRLWEWVTGGELMMTNGLSIPADAAGQVALAEALVDAGASALAIGEKMHAPELLPEFLAACERLPLPLINVPYPLPFIAIARTVAESSLLEESRRLRQTARIYDLLRTAGTSEDHLQGLLLGLAAELDADLFVVDRRCLHPWHPDGRPLPDFLQAELALLTGRISLAGKKFQWHRLGDRHVLMMDIPTHANALLVVLPNSDPHPDAVVLLHAATVLGLELSRNVLSLESRHRLASEFLLQAVDGRLGTAELESRLTAFDVPAQAFVVVSISADDGERLAGVHVELWRHGFPAACLQRFDTLHVAVSAAVTADILIHCAGPEVRIGISSPTSAPGIQRALQESLWALGSAKGNAMKLARYAEGASWLGLTSFEEGTALVERLLGPIFAYEQSQEGDLIVTLRTYLDTQRSWQKTAAALFAHRQTVIYRIRKIGELTGLDMTETSTLAQLWFALQIHEAMHK from the coding sequence ATGGCGATTACCGTGGCCGAGCTCGTGGCGGAACCCCAGCTGGGACTCACACTGCTGGCCGGATCCGCAGGCAGCGGCAACCGGATCACGTGGGCGCACACGTCTGACTTGCCCAGGCTGTGGGAATGGGTCACTGGTGGCGAGCTGATGATGACCAACGGCCTTTCCATCCCAGCCGATGCTGCCGGGCAGGTTGCGCTCGCCGAGGCCTTGGTGGATGCGGGCGCCAGTGCGCTGGCCATCGGAGAGAAGATGCACGCGCCGGAGCTGTTGCCAGAGTTCCTGGCGGCTTGTGAGAGGCTGCCGCTGCCGCTGATCAACGTGCCCTATCCGCTGCCTTTCATCGCCATCGCGCGAACGGTGGCTGAATCCTCCCTGTTGGAGGAATCGCGGCGCCTGCGCCAGACCGCCCGGATTTACGACCTGCTCCGCACTGCTGGAACGTCCGAGGACCACCTGCAGGGCCTTCTTCTGGGGCTCGCGGCTGAGCTCGATGCAGATCTGTTCGTCGTGGACCGGCGCTGCCTTCATCCGTGGCATCCGGACGGCCGGCCTCTGCCAGATTTCCTGCAGGCGGAATTGGCCCTGCTGACCGGGCGAATATCCCTCGCCGGGAAGAAGTTCCAGTGGCATCGGCTTGGGGACAGGCACGTGTTGATGATGGACATCCCCACGCACGCCAATGCGCTTCTGGTGGTGCTGCCCAACAGCGATCCGCACCCGGACGCCGTCGTGCTTCTGCATGCGGCAACAGTGCTGGGGCTGGAACTTTCACGAAATGTCCTGTCCCTGGAAAGCCGGCACCGCCTGGCGAGCGAATTCCTGCTGCAAGCGGTCGACGGTCGCCTGGGAACGGCGGAACTGGAGAGTCGGCTCACGGCTTTTGATGTTCCGGCACAGGCTTTCGTGGTGGTTTCGATATCGGCCGACGACGGCGAGCGGCTGGCGGGTGTCCACGTCGAGCTGTGGCGCCACGGCTTTCCGGCCGCTTGCCTGCAGCGCTTCGACACACTTCACGTGGCGGTGTCCGCGGCGGTGACCGCCGATATCCTGATCCACTGCGCGGGTCCCGAGGTCCGGATCGGGATCAGCTCGCCGACGTCTGCGCCCGGTATCCAGCGTGCGTTGCAGGAGTCGCTGTGGGCGCTCGGCTCGGCCAAGGGCAATGCCATGAAGCTGGCCCGGTACGCCGAGGGTGCCTCGTGGCTGGGGCTCACGAGTTTCGAGGAAGGGACCGCGTTGGTAGAGCGGCTGCTGGGTCCGATCTTCGCGTACGAGCAGAGCCAGGAAGGCGACCTCATCGTGACGTTGAGGACCTACCTGGACACCCAAAGGTCATGGCAGAAGACAGCGGCGGCGCTGTTCGCGCACCGGCAAACCGTCATCTACAGAATCCGAAAAATCGGCGAATTGACGGGCCTGGACATGACCGAAACATCCACGTTGGCTCAGCTTTGGTTTGCGCTTCAAATCCATGAGGCCATGCATAAGTAG
- the speB gene encoding agmatinase — MTTHKPIGPVDATKVPRYAGLGTFARLPQIDRVPDYDIAIVGVPFDGGTSFRPGARFGPAAVREASRLLRPGYHPELDVEPVYEAQVVDAGDIACTPYDITQAVREIEEQALPLISTDKRLISIGGDHTIALPMLRALNTVHGPVALLHFDAHLDTWDTYFDQPVTHGTIFRRAFEEGLLVEDKSMHVGIRGPVYDRKDFLRDHEFGFQIIRCSDVDVIGVPAAIAQVKERLGDTPVYVSIDIDVLDPAYAPGTGTPEMGGLHSRELLALLRGLNGINIVGADVVEVAPAYDHADITAVAAATLVFDLLALMVNRSKAESNTVRELQAASWNAS; from the coding sequence ATGACAACGCACAAGCCCATCGGCCCCGTCGACGCAACAAAAGTCCCCCGGTACGCAGGCCTCGGCACGTTCGCCAGGCTTCCCCAAATCGACCGCGTTCCGGACTACGACATTGCGATCGTCGGGGTCCCGTTCGACGGCGGGACCTCCTTCCGGCCCGGCGCCCGTTTCGGTCCCGCCGCAGTCCGAGAGGCCTCCCGGCTCCTGCGCCCCGGCTACCACCCCGAGCTCGACGTCGAGCCGGTCTACGAAGCCCAGGTTGTGGACGCCGGCGACATCGCCTGCACGCCTTACGACATCACACAGGCTGTCCGCGAAATCGAGGAGCAGGCACTGCCCCTGATCAGTACGGACAAGAGGCTCATCTCGATCGGTGGCGACCACACCATCGCCCTCCCCATGCTGAGGGCTTTGAACACGGTCCACGGACCCGTGGCTTTGCTGCACTTCGACGCCCATTTGGACACGTGGGACACCTACTTCGACCAGCCGGTCACCCACGGAACCATCTTCCGGCGGGCATTCGAGGAAGGCCTCCTGGTGGAAGACAAGTCCATGCACGTCGGCATCCGCGGGCCGGTCTATGACCGCAAAGACTTCCTCCGCGACCACGAATTCGGTTTCCAGATCATCCGCTGCTCGGACGTGGACGTCATCGGCGTTCCGGCAGCCATCGCGCAGGTCAAGGAGCGGCTCGGCGACACGCCGGTCTACGTCTCCATCGACATCGACGTCCTGGACCCGGCCTACGCGCCGGGCACCGGCACCCCCGAAATGGGCGGGCTCCACTCCCGCGAACTCCTGGCACTGCTCCGCGGACTGAACGGCATCAACATTGTGGGCGCCGACGTCGTCGAGGTCGCTCCGGCGTACGACCACGCAGACATCACCGCAGTCGCCGCAGCCACCCTCGTCTTCGACCTGCTCGCCCTGATGGTGAACCGCAGCAAGGCCGAATCAAACACCGTCCGTGAACTGCAAGCAGCATCCTGGAACGCATCATGA
- a CDS encoding cytosine permease — MSTRTTPVAAAEVPRLEDKTIQPIPANERHGKARDLFTIWFGSNIMIMTIVTGGLATTVFGLGFVPALVGIIIGNVVGGIFMALHSAQGPQLGVAQMIQTRGQFGSFGALLIVVIVVIMYVGFFAANLVFGGEAMAAVSPGISVDAGIIVIGIVSVIATIFGYRLIHAYARILSVAAGLALLLAFVWILLVGSLPANFLEQGNFNWVGFMGTISVSALWQLAYAPYVSDYSRYMPQGTGSAPAFWASYSGCVLGTLFPMILGALVGTLAVSMSAEAGNVEIVGSLGALLQPWTLMIIGIFCLGVAASNAMNLYCGVLCSLTIGQTFKPNWLPHAKTRSIAAIILFTLALLIALFARDNFILFYTNFLSFLMYVLVPWTAINLVDYYLLRHGDYRVEDFFKRDGGMYGRFNWVAIGSYVAGALIQVPFSATAIYTGPLAAAMGGVDISWIVGLVVVAPLYYVAARVFRKKPDAAPFQAPLLATDLI, encoded by the coding sequence ATGAGCACCCGAACTACTCCCGTTGCCGCAGCCGAAGTACCCCGGCTCGAGGACAAGACCATCCAGCCAATCCCCGCAAACGAACGCCACGGGAAGGCCCGCGACCTGTTCACCATCTGGTTCGGTTCCAACATCATGATCATGACCATCGTGACCGGCGGACTCGCCACCACGGTGTTCGGCCTCGGCTTTGTCCCCGCCCTCGTGGGCATCATCATTGGAAACGTTGTTGGCGGCATCTTCATGGCGCTGCATTCTGCCCAGGGCCCGCAATTGGGTGTGGCGCAAATGATCCAGACCCGCGGCCAGTTCGGTTCGTTCGGGGCACTGCTGATCGTGGTGATCGTGGTGATCATGTACGTCGGATTCTTCGCGGCCAACCTCGTCTTTGGCGGCGAAGCGATGGCCGCAGTCAGCCCCGGCATCAGCGTTGACGCCGGTATCATCGTCATCGGCATCGTGAGCGTCATTGCCACGATTTTCGGCTACCGGCTCATTCACGCTTATGCACGCATCCTGAGCGTTGCGGCTGGCCTGGCATTGCTGCTGGCCTTCGTCTGGATCCTGCTGGTGGGCAGCCTTCCGGCCAATTTCCTGGAGCAGGGCAACTTCAACTGGGTCGGCTTCATGGGCACCATCTCCGTATCCGCCCTGTGGCAGCTCGCCTACGCTCCCTACGTTTCGGACTACTCCCGCTACATGCCCCAAGGCACAGGCTCGGCCCCGGCGTTTTGGGCTTCATACTCAGGCTGCGTCCTGGGGACGCTGTTCCCGATGATCCTGGGCGCACTGGTGGGAACACTGGCGGTGAGTATGAGCGCCGAAGCCGGCAACGTCGAGATCGTCGGCAGTTTGGGCGCGTTGCTGCAGCCCTGGACCCTCATGATCATCGGAATCTTCTGCCTCGGCGTCGCGGCGTCGAACGCTATGAACCTCTACTGTGGCGTCCTGTGCAGCCTTACCATCGGGCAGACGTTCAAGCCCAACTGGTTGCCCCATGCAAAGACCCGAAGCATTGCGGCGATCATCCTCTTTACGCTGGCCCTGCTGATCGCCCTGTTCGCCCGCGACAATTTCATCCTCTTCTACACAAACTTCCTCTCCTTCCTGATGTACGTGCTGGTTCCGTGGACGGCCATCAACCTGGTGGACTACTACCTTCTCCGGCACGGCGACTACAGGGTTGAAGACTTCTTCAAGCGCGACGGCGGAATGTACGGACGGTTCAACTGGGTGGCGATCGGTTCCTACGTTGCCGGCGCCCTGATCCAGGTTCCGTTCTCGGCAACAGCGATCTACACCGGCCCTCTCGCGGCAGCCATGGGCGGGGTGGACATCTCCTGGATCGTCGGCCTTGTGGTTGTTGCCCCGCTCTACTACGTTGCGGCACGCGTGTTCCGAAAGAAGCCGGACGCCGCCCCCTTTCAGGCCCCTCTTCTCGCAACCGACCTCATCTGA
- a CDS encoding aminobutyraldehyde dehydrogenase: MTFTDTNQFTVRRSTSGNSSLERTPASVLPPAGHFINGTFVPGSSTELIDVVDPTTEQVIASVQAGTAADVDVAVAAAVAAQKSWGATTPKERSEVLSLIANIIEANREAFETIESANTGKPRTVAEDDVSSTIDTFRFMAGASRTLTSMAGGDYATGHTSVILREPVGVVGVITPWNYPLLMAAWKIAPILAAGNSIVLKPSEQTPLSTLKLAELVAGHIPDGILNVVTGQGRTVGQRLSEHPDIALVALTGSVVSGQAVAETAAKSVKRVHLELGGKAPVVVFPDADLRAAAAGVRNAGYWNAGQDCGAACRVLVHESVAEEFTEHLVREVSTLVVGDPEAGDDVEIGPMISRPHFERVKESLAEAKSAGLTIAIGGSALEGPGYFIEPTVISNVPAGARIATHEIFGPVVTVETFSSTEEAVTRANESPYGLSASVWTKDSSLSLRIPKQLDFGTVWVNSHLVLACEVPWGGFKGSGYGRDLSLYALDDYSRTKHVMINHGA, encoded by the coding sequence ATGACATTCACAGACACAAACCAGTTCACCGTCCGACGCTCTACCTCTGGCAACAGCTCCCTTGAGCGCACGCCCGCCAGCGTGCTGCCGCCCGCCGGACACTTTATTAACGGGACGTTTGTTCCGGGTTCCTCCACCGAGCTCATCGACGTGGTGGACCCCACCACTGAACAGGTCATCGCGTCCGTCCAGGCCGGCACTGCAGCTGACGTCGACGTCGCCGTCGCAGCCGCCGTCGCGGCTCAGAAGTCCTGGGGCGCCACCACGCCGAAGGAGCGGTCCGAGGTCCTGTCCCTGATCGCCAACATCATCGAAGCCAACCGCGAAGCGTTCGAAACCATCGAGTCCGCCAACACCGGCAAGCCGCGAACTGTCGCTGAGGATGATGTCTCCAGCACCATCGACACGTTCCGTTTCATGGCCGGCGCCTCGCGCACCCTGACGTCCATGGCCGGCGGGGACTACGCCACCGGCCACACCTCGGTGATCCTCCGCGAGCCCGTGGGCGTCGTCGGGGTCATCACGCCCTGGAACTACCCGCTCCTGATGGCCGCATGGAAGATCGCCCCCATCCTGGCCGCCGGAAACAGCATTGTCCTCAAGCCGTCCGAGCAGACCCCGCTGTCCACGCTGAAGCTGGCAGAACTCGTGGCCGGACACATCCCGGACGGGATCCTCAATGTCGTCACAGGACAGGGCCGAACCGTGGGACAACGGCTGTCCGAACACCCTGACATCGCCCTCGTCGCCTTGACGGGCAGCGTTGTCAGCGGACAGGCCGTGGCGGAAACCGCGGCCAAATCGGTCAAGCGCGTCCACCTGGAACTCGGCGGCAAGGCCCCCGTTGTGGTCTTCCCCGACGCCGATCTCCGCGCGGCCGCCGCCGGCGTCCGCAACGCGGGCTACTGGAACGCCGGCCAGGACTGCGGTGCCGCCTGCCGTGTCCTCGTCCATGAATCCGTAGCGGAGGAGTTCACCGAACATCTGGTCCGCGAAGTCAGCACCCTGGTGGTCGGGGATCCAGAGGCAGGAGACGACGTGGAAATCGGTCCCATGATTTCGCGCCCGCACTTCGAACGGGTCAAGGAATCGCTGGCCGAGGCCAAGTCCGCCGGACTGACCATCGCCATCGGCGGTTCGGCCTTGGAGGGCCCCGGCTACTTCATCGAGCCTACGGTGATCAGCAACGTACCCGCCGGAGCACGCATCGCCACGCACGAGATCTTTGGTCCCGTAGTCACGGTCGAGACTTTCAGTTCCACCGAGGAGGCCGTCACCCGGGCGAACGAGAGCCCCTACGGGCTGTCCGCCTCGGTATGGACCAAAGATTCAAGCCTCTCGCTGAGGATCCCCAAGCAGCTCGATTTCGGCACGGTCTGGGTCAATTCACACTTGGTCCTGGCCTGCGAGGTACCGTGGGGCGGGTTCAAGGGATCCGGCTACGGCCGCGACCTCTCGCTCTACGCGCTGGATGATTACTCCCGCACCAAGCACGTCATGATCAACCACGGCGCGTGA